The nucleotide sequence GCCTCCAGGCCGCTGGCGACGGCATCGGCGCTGTGGCCGAGCTTCCGCAACTGGGCGAGGGCGACCTTCTGGTTCACGGTGTTGTCCTCCGCGAGCAGGATGCGGGACTTCGCGGGCGCGACATAATCGGGCGAGGCGGGACGCGGCAGCACGGGCTTGGCGGCGGCGGGCTCGGCGCGGGGCGCGCCCATCACGTCCACCAGGCAGTCAAAGAGGCGCGATTGCTTCACGGGTTTCACGAGGTAGGCGTCGATGCCCTGCGCGGCCAGTTCGGGCTTCGTCATGACGTGCCCCAGCGAGGTCAGCATGATCAGGTGCGTGCGGGCGAGCACCGGGTCGGCCTTGATGGCGTGGGCGAGCGTGAGGCCGTCCATGCCGGGCATCTGCATGTCGAGGAGCGCGGCGTCGTAGGGCTGGCCCGCGGCGGCGGCGGCGCGCAGGGTCACGAGCGCCTCGGCCCCGCTGGCGGCGCTACCCTGTTGCATCTTCCAGGAAACGATCTGGTGGTGCAGGATCTGCCGGTTGGTGTCGTTGTCATCCACCACTAGCACGCGCAGGTCGACCGGATCCCGGGTGGGAGCGGGGCGCGCGGCCGCGCCGGCGGGCTTGAGGAAGCGGGCGGTGAACCAGAAGGTCGCGCCGGCACCGGGCGTACTTTGCACGCCGATCTCGCCGTGCATGAGGGCGACGATCTGCTTGGCGATGGCGAGGCCGAGGCCCGTGCCGCCAAAGCGGCGCGTGGTCGAGGTGTCGGCCTGGGTGAAGGCCTGGAACAGCCGCGCCTGCACGTCGGCGGGGATGCCGATGCCGGTGTCCACGACGCTGAAGCGCAGGGCCACGTCCGTGGCGGTCTCCTGCTCGCGGACCACGCGGACGACCACCTCGCCGCGCTCGGTGAACTTGATGGCGTTGCCGATGAGGTTGACGAGGACCTGGCGCAGGCGGCCGGGATCGCCGATGAGCGTGGCGGTGAGCTCCGGCGGGATGGCGGTGAGCAGCTCGAGGTTCTTCCGCTGGGCGCGCTCGGCCAGCATGTCGAGCGTGCCCTCGATGGTGTCGACGAGGTCGAACTCGAGTTCCTCGAACACCAGCTTACCGGCCTCGATCTTGGAGAAGTCGAGGATGTCATTGATGACGGTGAGCAGGGTGTCGGCGCTGGTGCGGATGGTCTCGGCGAACTCGCGCTGCTGGGGGTCGAGCGGCGAGTCGAGGAGGAGGCCGCTCATGCCGATGACACCGTTCATCGGCGTGCGGATCTCGTGGCTCATGTTGGCCAGGAACTCGCTCTTCGCGCGGGTGGCGGCCTCGGCGGCGTCCTTGGCGTGGCGCAGGTCCTCCTCCGCCTGCTTGCTGGCGGTGGCGTCGCGGTCGATACCGATGGTGTATTCGCGGCCGTCGATCAGCACGAGGCTGGTGGAGTACTCGACGGTGATGATGGAGCCGTCCTTGCGCTTGTGCTGGGCGAAGCCGTGGCTGCGCTGGTTCGCGCGCAGGTCGGTGAGGTAGTCGTGGGCGGCGCGGTAGGCCCACGGGTGCGCCTCGATGATATCGATGGACTGGCCGACGAGTTCCTCGCGCGTGTACCCGTGGATCTCGCAGGCCATGGGGTTGCAGTCGACGATCCGGACCGGGACGTCGGGGTCGTGCGGATCGAAGAGCATGAGGCTGAGCGGGGCCTTTTCCCAGACGATGTGCAGCTGGGGCAGGGTGAGGTTGAGCGTCTTTTGGTGTTCGCTGAGTTCCAGCGCGGCCCGGCGCCAGACGCGCGTGGCGTAGATCACGTAACCAAGAGTGAGGGCGGTCACGAGCGCGCAGCCGGTGGCGAACCCGTGCAGGATCAGCTCGGGCGGCAGGTCGGGTTCGAGCCACACCCAGGCGATGGCCGCGGCCAGCGCCACCAGCGCGGCGGCGGGTAACGCCACGGGCAGCGCCAGCATGAAGCGGGAGCGCGGCAGGGCGGCTGGGGTGGGCTGGGTGGGGCGGGCCGGCATGGGCGTTGAAGCCTGCACCCCACACTGCCGGAGGAGCGGGCCTTGTAAAGCCCGGGGCTCGGGGAAGGGGATGGACCTGGCGCGGGGGAACGCGTGGTGGCGGAGGGTGCGCGTTGACAAACCGGCGCGGAGCGCAGATTCGACCGGGTAGAGTCGCTTCGAGCCTGTGCCTTCGGGGCAGGCTCTCCACCACAGCCCGAATCGCTTACGCGAAGACGGCGCCGCCGAGGAGCTGTTCGCCCCGGTAGAGGGCCATGATCTGGCCGGAGGCGAGGGCGCGCTGGGGCGTGGCGAAACGGATGCGGGCGGAGGCCGGCGGGATCGCGGTATCCGGCCCACCCGGGTCCGGCGTGAACGTGATGGCGACGCGCGGGTCGCGGTAGCGCACGCGGCACTCGATTTCCGCGGGGGCGGTGAGCGGGTCGCCGATGAAACTCAGGCTGTGCACGCGCGCCTCGCTCGTCCACAGGCCGGGGGCGGCCGGGCCGTCGAAGGCGACGAGCAGGGCGTGATCAGCGGCGCGTTTGCCGACGACGACGTAGGCCTCGTTGTCCGTGTTCGACGGGATGCGGATCCCGCGGCGCTGGCCGATGGTGTAGTAATGGAGGCCGCGGTGTTCGCCGAGGACCCGGCCGTCGGTGGCGCGGACGATCGGGCCGGGGTGGTCGGGGACGTAGGCGCGGAGGAAGTCGGCCATCTTCACCTCGCCGATGAAGCAGATGCCCTGGCTGTCCTTCTTGCGGGCGTTGGGCAGCCGGGCGTCCGCGGCCAGCTCACGCAGCGCGGGCTTGGCAAGGTGGCCGATGGGGAAGAGGGCGTCGCGCAGCTGCGCCTGGGCGAGGAGGGCGAGGAAGTAGGACTGGTCCTTGTTGGGGTCGAGGCCTTCGAGGAGGGCGAAGGTGGAAGGCGTTGCCCGCAACGCGTTCGGATCGGAAAGCGCGTTGGGGGCAACGCGCTCCACCCGGCGGGCGTAGTGGCCCGTGGCCACGGACGCGAAGCCCTCGGCCCGGGCATAGTTCAGGAACACGCCGAACTTCATCTCGCGGTTGCACATCACGTCCGGGTTCGGCGTGAGGCCGCGCTGGTAGCCGTCGAGCAGGTAGTCCACCACCAGCCGGCGGTAATCCTGCATCAGGTTGACCACGCGGAACTCGATCCCGATGGCCTCGGCGGTGGCGCGGGCATCTTCGATATCCTGCATCCACGGGCAGTGACCGAGGACGTTGTCCTCGTTGATCCAGTTCTTCATGTAGGCGCCGACGATGTCGTGGCCCTGCTGCTTGAGCAGGAGCGCGGCGACGGAGCTGTCGACTCCGCCGGACATGGCGACGAGGATGCGGGACATCCGTCCACAGAAACCATGAATGGGCCCGAATGAACACACATTTTGCAGGCAGCGGCGGATACAGCACAAGGCCCTGAAAAATTTCATTGGGAGCGGATGGCTCGGGCGTGGGAGGGGCTTTGCGCCCCGATAATTCGCGTTCGTCGCCGGGAAAGGCGGGACCCGGAGCCCCTGCCTTGATCCCATCCCCAAAGCACGGCCGGTGACTTTGCCGAGTTGTCCCAGCACGGCCCGCACGAGTCTAAGGAGAGCGCAAAGCGCACGCTTGCGGTGGCGTGGCATCTGCTAGAAAGTATCGAGACCAACGCCACTTGTGAACACCCGCGCCCCTTTCAACCTTGAGCTGGCCCATCGCATCGCGCGGGCGTGGCTGACCTCGACCTCGTCGGGCATCATTGAGATGGGGGCCGACTGGACGGCCGAGTCGCTGCCGCTGCTGACGCCGGGCGACAAGGCCTTTGAGTTTTCCGACCTGAGCCCGGCGGAGCCGTCGCTCTATGCCGACGAGGCCGCCTACTACGTGGACGATGCCGGCCAGGTGGTCTTCATGCTCGATCCCGCCGAGCACAGCTGGGTCAACTTCACGGAAATGCCCGTCTACGTGGCGGGTGATTTCAACGGCTGGCAGGCCGCGGTGGGGCAGCCGGACTGGTCGATGGTCTGGGGCGACCTGAACGGCCGTCGGGTGCTGCTCCTGCGCAAGCCGGCCGCGGGGCTCCTCACCGAACCGCCGGCGCAGTTCAAGTTTGTGACCGGGGACGGCCGCTGGCTGGACCTGCCGCGTGACGCCACCAACGTGGTGGCGGGGGAGGGCGGACGCACGAACCGCCTGCTCAAGCGCCACCGCACGGGCCGCAACCTGTTCCGTTTCACCACGGCCGAGCCGGTCCTCCTGAACCAGACCTACTCGGTGATCCTCGTGCGCGAGGGCCGGGAGCCGCCGAAGGTCCGGGTGCGGCTGGGCAAGTTTTTCCACGCGCTGCGCAGCGACCTGCCGCTGGGCGCACGGGTGAGTCGCGGCGAGACGACGTTCCGGCTTTTTGCCCCGCGCGCCAAGCACGTG is from Lacunisphaera limnophila and encodes:
- a CDS encoding PAS domain-containing hybrid sensor histidine kinase/response regulator: MPARPTQPTPAALPRSRFMLALPVALPAAALVALAAAIAWVWLEPDLPPELILHGFATGCALVTALTLGYVIYATRVWRRAALELSEHQKTLNLTLPQLHIVWEKAPLSLMLFDPHDPDVPVRIVDCNPMACEIHGYTREELVGQSIDIIEAHPWAYRAAHDYLTDLRANQRSHGFAQHKRKDGSIITVEYSTSLVLIDGREYTIGIDRDATASKQAEEDLRHAKDAAEAATRAKSEFLANMSHEIRTPMNGVIGMSGLLLDSPLDPQQREFAETIRTSADTLLTVINDILDFSKIEAGKLVFEELEFDLVDTIEGTLDMLAERAQRKNLELLTAIPPELTATLIGDPGRLRQVLVNLIGNAIKFTERGEVVVRVVREQETATDVALRFSVVDTGIGIPADVQARLFQAFTQADTSTTRRFGGTGLGLAIAKQIVALMHGEIGVQSTPGAGATFWFTARFLKPAGAAARPAPTRDPVDLRVLVVDDNDTNRQILHHQIVSWKMQQGSAASGAEALVTLRAAAAAGQPYDAALLDMQMPGMDGLTLAHAIKADPVLARTHLIMLTSLGHVMTKPELAAQGIDAYLVKPVKQSRLFDCLVDVMGAPRAEPAAAKPVLPRPASPDYVAPAKSRILLAEDNTVNQKVALAQLRKLGHSADAVASGLEAVQAVAAVPYDLIFMDCQMPEMDGYEATQAIRQREQATAAAGRPAPRVHIIAMTANAMQGDREKCLAAGMDDYVSKPVRETDLRAALERWAAAR
- the mnmA gene encoding tRNA 2-thiouridine(34) synthase MnmA, with amino-acid sequence MSRILVAMSGGVDSSVAALLLKQQGHDIVGAYMKNWINEDNVLGHCPWMQDIEDARATAEAIGIEFRVVNLMQDYRRLVVDYLLDGYQRGLTPNPDVMCNREMKFGVFLNYARAEGFASVATGHYARRVERVAPNALSDPNALRATPSTFALLEGLDPNKDQSYFLALLAQAQLRDALFPIGHLAKPALRELAADARLPNARKKDSQGICFIGEVKMADFLRAYVPDHPGPIVRATDGRVLGEHRGLHYYTIGQRRGIRIPSNTDNEAYVVVGKRAADHALLVAFDGPAAPGLWTSEARVHSLSFIGDPLTAPAEIECRVRYRDPRVAITFTPDPGGPDTAIPPASARIRFATPQRALASGQIMALYRGEQLLGGAVFA